A genome region from Pygocentrus nattereri isolate fPygNat1 chromosome 6, fPygNat1.pri, whole genome shotgun sequence includes the following:
- the frzb gene encoding secreted frizzled-related protein 3 isoform X2, producing the protein MFAHQTLLCLLASLSLLGVRRAAAASCEPVRIPMCSSMPWNMTKMPNHLHHSTQANAVLAIEQFEGLLGTQCSPDLLFFLCAMYAPICTIDFQHDPIKPCKAVCERAKSGCEPVMKRYNHTWPETLACEELPVYDRGVCISPEAIVKAEGPESNPDFPMDSTNGNCKGVSDRCKCKTVKPAQKTYLKKNYNYVIRARVKEIKSRNHDLSAIVEVKDVLKSSLVNIPRDTVTLHYNSGCFCPPVTANEEYIIMGYENEERSRLLLIDGSIAQKWRDRLGNKVKRWETIRNARRH; encoded by the exons ATGTTTGCCCACCAGACTCTCCTGTGCCTGCTGGCCTCGCTCAGCCTGCTGGGCGTCCGGCGCGCCGCTGCTGCCTCGTGCGAGCCCGTGCGCATCCCCATGTGCAGCTCCATGCCGTGGAACATGACCAAAATGCCCAACCACCTGCACCACAGCACGCAGGCCAACGCCGTGCTGGCCATCGAGCAGTTCGAGGGCCTGCTGGGCACGCAGTGCAGCCCCGACCTGCTCTTCTTCCTTTGCGCCATGTACGCGCCCATCTGCACCATCGACTTCCAGCACGACCCCATCAAGCCCTGCAAGGCCGTGTGCGAGCGCGCCAAGTCGGGCTGCGAGCCCGTCATGAAGCGCTACAACCACACCTGGCCCGAGACTCTGGCCTGCGAGGAGCTGCCCGTCTACGACCGGGGCGTGTGCATCTCACCTGAGGCCATAGTCAAAGCGGAGGGACCGG AGTCGAACCCCGACTTCCCCATGGACTCCACCAATGGAAACTGTAAAGGAGTCAGTG ACCGCTGCAAGTGCAAGACAGTAAAACCTGCTCAGAAGACCTACTTAAAGAAGAATTATAATTACG TCATACGTGCCCGAGTGAAGGAGATAAAGAGCCGCAATCACGACCTCAGTGCCATCGTGGAGGTGAAAGACGTCCTGAAGTCATCTCTGGTCAACATTCCTCGGGACACGGTCACTCTGCACTACAACTCGGGCTGCTTCTGCCCCCCCGTCACCGCTAACGAGGAATACATCATCATGGGCTACGAGAACGAGGAACGCTCCAg ATTGCTGCTCATCGATGGCTCTATTGCACAGAAGTGGAGGGATCGGTTAGGAAACAAAGTGAAG
- the frzb gene encoding secreted frizzled-related protein 3 isoform X3 produces MFAHQTLLCLLASLSLLGVRRAAAASCEPVRIPMCSSMPWNMTKMPNHLHHSTQANAVLAIEQFEGLLGTQCSPDLLFFLCAMYAPICTIDFQHDPIKPCKAVCERAKSGCEPVMKRYNHTWPETLACEELPVYDRGVCISPEAIVKAEGPDRCKCKTVKPAQKTYLKKNYNYVIRARVKEIKSRNHDLSAIVEVKDVLKSSLVNIPRDTVTLHYNSGCFCPPVTANEEYIIMGYENEERSRLLLIDGSIAQKWRDRLGNKVKRWETIRNARRH; encoded by the exons ATGTTTGCCCACCAGACTCTCCTGTGCCTGCTGGCCTCGCTCAGCCTGCTGGGCGTCCGGCGCGCCGCTGCTGCCTCGTGCGAGCCCGTGCGCATCCCCATGTGCAGCTCCATGCCGTGGAACATGACCAAAATGCCCAACCACCTGCACCACAGCACGCAGGCCAACGCCGTGCTGGCCATCGAGCAGTTCGAGGGCCTGCTGGGCACGCAGTGCAGCCCCGACCTGCTCTTCTTCCTTTGCGCCATGTACGCGCCCATCTGCACCATCGACTTCCAGCACGACCCCATCAAGCCCTGCAAGGCCGTGTGCGAGCGCGCCAAGTCGGGCTGCGAGCCCGTCATGAAGCGCTACAACCACACCTGGCCCGAGACTCTGGCCTGCGAGGAGCTGCCCGTCTACGACCGGGGCGTGTGCATCTCACCTGAGGCCATAGTCAAAGCGGAGGGACCGG ACCGCTGCAAGTGCAAGACAGTAAAACCTGCTCAGAAGACCTACTTAAAGAAGAATTATAATTACG TCATACGTGCCCGAGTGAAGGAGATAAAGAGCCGCAATCACGACCTCAGTGCCATCGTGGAGGTGAAAGACGTCCTGAAGTCATCTCTGGTCAACATTCCTCGGGACACGGTCACTCTGCACTACAACTCGGGCTGCTTCTGCCCCCCCGTCACCGCTAACGAGGAATACATCATCATGGGCTACGAGAACGAGGAACGCTCCAg ATTGCTGCTCATCGATGGCTCTATTGCACAGAAGTGGAGGGATCGGTTAGGAAACAAAGTGAAG
- the frzb gene encoding secreted frizzled-related protein 3 isoform X1, producing the protein MFAHQTLLCLLASLSLLGVRRAAAASCEPVRIPMCSSMPWNMTKMPNHLHHSTQANAVLAIEQFEGLLGTQCSPDLLFFLCAMYAPICTIDFQHDPIKPCKAVCERAKSGCEPVMKRYNHTWPETLACEELPVYDRGVCISPEAIVKAEGPDNPYYQDPSKCNPESNPDFPMDSTNGNCKGVSDRCKCKTVKPAQKTYLKKNYNYVIRARVKEIKSRNHDLSAIVEVKDVLKSSLVNIPRDTVTLHYNSGCFCPPVTANEEYIIMGYENEERSRLLLIDGSIAQKWRDRLGNKVKRWETIRNARRH; encoded by the exons ATGTTTGCCCACCAGACTCTCCTGTGCCTGCTGGCCTCGCTCAGCCTGCTGGGCGTCCGGCGCGCCGCTGCTGCCTCGTGCGAGCCCGTGCGCATCCCCATGTGCAGCTCCATGCCGTGGAACATGACCAAAATGCCCAACCACCTGCACCACAGCACGCAGGCCAACGCCGTGCTGGCCATCGAGCAGTTCGAGGGCCTGCTGGGCACGCAGTGCAGCCCCGACCTGCTCTTCTTCCTTTGCGCCATGTACGCGCCCATCTGCACCATCGACTTCCAGCACGACCCCATCAAGCCCTGCAAGGCCGTGTGCGAGCGCGCCAAGTCGGGCTGCGAGCCCGTCATGAAGCGCTACAACCACACCTGGCCCGAGACTCTGGCCTGCGAGGAGCTGCCCGTCTACGACCGGGGCGTGTGCATCTCACCTGAGGCCATAGTCAAAGCGGAGGGACCGG ATAATCCCTACTATCAAGACCCTTCCAAATGTAACCCGG AGTCGAACCCCGACTTCCCCATGGACTCCACCAATGGAAACTGTAAAGGAGTCAGTG ACCGCTGCAAGTGCAAGACAGTAAAACCTGCTCAGAAGACCTACTTAAAGAAGAATTATAATTACG TCATACGTGCCCGAGTGAAGGAGATAAAGAGCCGCAATCACGACCTCAGTGCCATCGTGGAGGTGAAAGACGTCCTGAAGTCATCTCTGGTCAACATTCCTCGGGACACGGTCACTCTGCACTACAACTCGGGCTGCTTCTGCCCCCCCGTCACCGCTAACGAGGAATACATCATCATGGGCTACGAGAACGAGGAACGCTCCAg ATTGCTGCTCATCGATGGCTCTATTGCACAGAAGTGGAGGGATCGGTTAGGAAACAAAGTGAAG